In Helianthus annuus cultivar XRQ/B chromosome 8, HanXRQr2.0-SUNRISE, whole genome shotgun sequence, a single genomic region encodes these proteins:
- the LOC110870390 gene encoding uncharacterized protein LOC110870390, with product MSSIGFILVLFKHDVIIYDDDIILVTSHIASSHVFYILRNSKRQRSCLLHVVIGPLKGPMRTRFNRHGNNGEKQQQKERKSVFDRLFTLQGQGGKQPEQTENRARADGAGQYKKVVTQGDAPTKVMVEIPPLVTAAQKDWELRSLIAEVKDMETLDNLLQILSEELRVQVETRYVGGLKVLLTFASQSEAEVFHLKEQDSWCHWFFRLYRWDGLPSNFDRIAWIKIIGVPPCLWDRLVINKIGERFGRLVRKSEVNALDRNISVNKLAILVDTGARISSEVSLLWKGHEIRAWVEECDEGWTPEFLDYQPELDVPITPPVKSVIVNLHGRGIERSDNEESCMEKQQEHSSHVSDTPQRSRKESSQPAMDPHPNDSSPEPQNSVGPVTPISEARFHPDSGLGYITIRAKDKRRFNKGESMAGPCFKTPDLNITEDSDPFNLNEIIYRTSVRAGETEMQGDASPEQVSTSRTRRMEAGQDTDLQFGTINQAFEGEVLNTLRSPVEFASVDAVGRSGGLASCWDPGIFSVDSVIKSQRFLVVSGSAKGLAQKINILNTHAPNDLPGRRSLWDSIVDIKMQLAGFWVILGDFNDVRQPHERVNSRYDPTSSAEFNDFISRAGLLEYNMSGGKFTYISDNSDIKFSKLDRILVCDLFMQQWPLAELKVLGKGVTPTPFKLYNTWLGLKDLTDIVNANFGHRIMFARGDKTLAALLKNIKNDIKKWRAKVRIQEEKEIEELRNEAERLEKLAVTGNLTAGEKQLRVETRLKIKKVELARIRDLHQKARIKWLKEGDENTRFFHGVLNINRATSRINGLTIGGVWVTDPIIIKEDIRRWFRKQFAEPMRRRPDFSNLGLPTVSADQAVSLVADFSLDEIRLAIRSCDGNKAPGPDGFTLNFYKKYWDLFKPLLLKAMADFHLSGEFSAGCNASFVALIPKISDPQSMADFRPISLVGSVYKIIAKLLANRLKPVMDPLISQTQSAFVGSRNILDGPLIVSELVTWAKKRKVKMLIFKVDFEKAYDSLNWKFLFKVMEYMGFPDKWVNWIKGCLRSAKGSVLVNGSPTAEFKFKRGLRQGDPLSPFLFILAMQVLDMFMKRALSLGLFHGINLPNGGPVVSHLCYADDVLFIGEWSPHNVESLKYFFRCLYLVTGLKVNHNKCRIYGVGVDEVEATQMARTLNCEVGKFPFTYLGVPIGANMKRTTHWQPVVEKFQKRLSSWKARTLSFAGRVTLAKAVLGSLPSYYLSIYIAPKAVIKKLESIRRAFVWGRTALGGKINWVRWDKMTKLKANGGLGIGGIRDLNLAMIAKWWWRFKKEPNQLWASVIMALHGHGSDKKLIPIKKTLPGTWKDIGGVDEALLRADFNLKDKLKAKVGNGQKIRFWKDPWLTSVPLMEEYPDLYMLAKNKNNTVAANRAGSGDSAGWSWDWRREPLRDSEWDHIGELMSRLSQVHISDANDSWVWDCETGNEFSVKNIRLEMENASQVQDNGSEFFWNSWAPLKVNYLIWRARMGKVATKKELHKRGINIQDLVCSRCGYGIETADHLFADCLLARSVWWQICVWLKIPIPSNATSLRDIMDAISQNPGAKRWKKLVNLVAQATVWRIWNTRNAKIFEGKNTSIQATVELIKEDSYTWAMHRSNFTVTWEKWLSFDVSSML from the exons CGGTTCAACCGACACGGGAATAATGGGGAGAAGCAACAACAAAAAGAAAGGAAGTCTGTCTTCGATAGACTATTCACGTTACAAGGGCAAGGAGGGAAGCAACCGGAACAAACTGAGAATAGGGCCAGAGCTGACGGAGCAGGGCAATATAAGAAAGTTGTTACTCAAGGTGATGCTCCAACTAAGGTGATGGTGGAAATCCCTCCACTGGTCACAGCTGCACAAAAAGACTGGGAACTCAGGTCACTAATAGCTGAAGTCAAAGATATGGAAACACTAGATAACTTGTTGCAGATTCTCTCCGAAGAATTACGGGTGCAGGTGGAGACTAGATATGTGGGTGGTTTGAAAGTTCTCTTAACCTTCGCATCCCAATCAGAGGCCGAAGTCTTTCACCTGAAAGAACAAGACTCCTGGTGTCATTGGTTCTTCAGATTGTATCGGTGGGATGGGTTACCGTCGAATTTCGATAGGATAGCCTGGATAAAAATAATAGGAGTGCCCCCATGTTTATGGGACAGACTTGTAATCAACAAAATAGGGGAAAGATTTGGCAGATTGGTTAGGAAATCAGAAGTTAACGCCCTCGACAGAAACATTTCGGTAAATAAGCTGGCCATTCTAGTGGACACTGGGGCACGAATTTCTTCAGAAGTTTCTCTGTTATGGAAAGGGCATGAAATCAGAGCATGGGTGGAGGAATGTGATGAAGGGTGGACGCCGGAATTCCTTGACTACCAGCCGGAGTTGGATGTCCCGATCACTCCTCCGGTAAAATCAGTGATCGTGAATTTGCATGGAAGGGGTATTGAAAGGTCGGATAATGAAGAGTCATGCATGGAAAAGCAGCAGGAACATTCATCACATGTGTCTGACACACCTCAACGCTCGAGGAAAGAGAGTAGCCAGCCGGCTATGGACCCACACCCTAATGACTCCTCTCCTGAACCCCAAAACTCTGTTGGGCCTGTTACCCCAATATCAGAAGCCCGTTTTCACCCTGATAGTGGGCTTGGTTATATTACAATTAGGGCCAAGGACAAAAGGAGATTTAATAAAGGGGAGTCAATGGCAGGGCCTTGTTTCAAAACACCAGACCTCAACATAACAGAAGATTCAGATCCGTTTAATCTGAATGAGATAATTTACCGTACTTCGGTTAGAGCAGGGGAGACAGAAATGCAGGGTGATGCTTCGCCTGAGCAGGTAAGTACTAGCAGAACTCGAAGGATGGAGGCCGGTCAAGATACTGATCTACAGTTCGGAACTATTAACCAGGCTTTTGAAGGAGAAGTCCTTAATACGCTCAG GAGTCCGGTTGAGTTTGCTTCGGTTGATGCCGTCGGTCGGTCTGGTGGTTTAGCCTCTTGCTGGGACCCTGGAATCTTCTCCGTTGACTCAGTTATTAAGAGTCAGCGGTTCCTTGTGGTCTCTGGCTCTGCAAAAGGCTTGGCTcaaaaaattaatattttgaaCACTCATGCCCCGAACGACCTTCCTGGTCGCAGATCGCTTTGGGATTCCATCGTTGACATCAAAATGCAACTAGCTGGATTCTGGGTCATCTTAGGTGATTTTAACGACGTGAGGCAGCCTCATGAGCGTGTTAATTCTCGGTATGATCCTACTTCATCCGCTGAGTTTAATGACTTCATAAGCAGGGCTGGTTTGCTGGAATATAATATGTCAGGTGGTAAATTCACCTACATATCTGATAACTCAGACATTAAATTCAGCAAGCTTGATAGAATCCTAGTATGTGACCTTTTCATGCAACAATGGCCTTTGGCGGAATTAAAGGTGTTGGGAAAGG gtgtcacacccaCGCCGTTCAAACTGTATAATACTTGGCTGGGTCTTAAGGATCTTACCGATATTGTAAATGCAAATTTTGGGCATCGAATAATGTTTGCAAGGGGAGACAAAACCTTGGCAGCTTTGTTAAAAAACATCAAGAATGATATCAAGAAATGGAGGGCCAAGGTCCGTATTCAGGAAGAAAAGGAGATAGAAGAGTTGCGTAATGAGGCTGAAAGGTTGGAGAAGCTGGCTGTAACAGGTAATCTCACTGCGGGAGAAAAACAACTGCGAGTTGAGACCCGACTAAAGATCAAAAAGGTGGAACTGGCTAGAATTAGAGACCTCCATCAAAAGGCCAGAATTAAATGGTTAAAAGAGGGGGACGAAAACACGCGGTTTTTTCATGGGGTCTTAAATATCAACCGGGCAACGAGCAGGATCAACGGCTTAACCATTGGAGGGGTTTGGGTTACGGACCCAATCATAATTAAAGAGGACATTCGGAGATGGTTTCGTAAACAATTCGCTGAACCAATGAGAAGGAGACCCGACTTCTCTAATTTGGGGCTCCCAACTGTCTCCGCAGATCAAGCTGTGTCCCTTGTAGCTGATTTCTCTTTGGATGAAATACGTTTGGCGATTAGGAGTTGTGATGGAAACAAGGCCCCGGGCCCGGATGGTTTCACTTtgaatttttacaaaaaatatTGGGACCTTTTCAAACCTCTACTTCTAAAAGCTATGGCAGATTTTCATTTGTCAGGCGAGTTTAGTGCGGGCTGCAACGCTTCCTTTGTGGCCTTAATTCCCAAGATAAGCGACCCTCAAAGCATGGCTGATTTTCGACCTATATCTCTTGTCGGGTCAGTTTATAAAATTATTGCCAAACTTCTAGCTAATCGTTTGAAGCCGGTGATGGACCCGCTGATTTCTCAAACCCAATCTGCCTTCGTTGGCAGTAGGAATATCCTAGACGGACCTCTTATAGTAAGCGAATTGGTGACTTGGGCAAAGAAACGTAAAGTAAAAATGTTGATTTTCAAGGTCGATTTTGAGAAGGCCTATGACTCCTTAAATTGGAAATTTTTGTTCAAAGTTATGGAGTACATGGGGTTTCCGGATAAATGGGTTAATTGGATCAAGGGGTGTCTTCGCTCGGCCAAAGGTTCGGTATTGGTTAACGGATCACCAACCGCCGAATTCAAGTTCAAGAGAGGCCTTAGGCAAGGAGACCCTCTCTCGCCTTTTCTCTTTATCCTCGCTATGCAAGTTCTCGACATGTTCATGAAAAGGGCATTATCTTTGGGTTTGTTCCATGGTATCAACCTCCCTAACGGGGGCCCCGTGGTGTCACACCTATGCTATGCCGACGATGTGTTATTCATCGGAGAATGGTCTCCCCACAATGTGGAAAGCCTCAAGTACTTTTTTAGATGCTTGTATCTTGTCACCGGTCTAAAAGTCAATCATAATAAATGTCGAATTTATGGTGTGGGTGTGGACGAAGTGGAAGCGACTCAAATGGCACGTACGCTAAACTGTGAGGTGGGGAAATTCCCATTCACATACTTGGGGGTCCCTATTGGGGCAAATATGAAACGCACAACACATTGGCAACCGGTGGTTGAAAAGTTTCAAAAGCGGCTCTCATCTTGGAAGGCAAGGACTTTGTCTTTTGCGGGACGTGTTACTCTTGCGAAAGCGGTACTTGGGAGCCTCCCTTCCTACTATTTATCTATTTATATTGCTCCTAAAGCCGTCATAAAAAAACTCGAAAGCATAAGGAGGGCGTTTGTGTGGGGCAGAACGGCTTTGGGTGGCAAAATAAATTGGGTTCGGTGGGACAAGATGACGAAACTTAAAGCTAACGGTGGGCTAGGTATTGGGGGTATCCGCGACCTCAATTTGGCAATGATTGCCAAGTGGTGGTGGAGATTTAAAAAAGAGCCAAATCAGCTTTGGGCTTCGGTTATAATGGCCCTACACGGACATGGCTCAGACAAAAAACTGATCCCGATTAAGAAGACCCTCCCGGGAACTTGGAAGGACATTGGAGGCGTTGACGAAGCCTTGTTAAGGGCTGATTTCAACTTGAAAGATAAATTAAAGGCCAAGGTGGGAAACGGACAAAAAATCCGCTTCTGGAAAGACCCTTGGTTAACAAGTGTGCCGTTAATGGAGGAGTACCCGGATCTGTATATGCTGGCCAAAAACAAGAACAACACAGTGGCAGCAAATAGGGCCGGTTCGGGTGATAGCGCTGGGTGGAGCTGGGATTGGAGAAGAGAACCGCTCAGAGATAGCGAGTGGGATCATATCGGGGAGTTGATGTCACGGCTGTCTCAGGTTCACATATCAGATGCAAATGATTCGTGGGTGTGGGATTGTGAAACGGGCAACGAGTTCTCGGTGAAGAATATTCGTTTGGAAATGGAAAATGCAAGCCAGGTTCAAGACAATGGGTCAGAATTTTTTTGGAATTCTTGGGCTCCTCTAAAGGTTAATTACCTTATATGGAGAGCCAGGATGGGGAAAGTGGCAACGAAGAAAGAGCTGCACAAGAGAGGTATCAACATCCAGGATTTGGTTTGCTCCAGGTGCGGTTATGGGATCGAAACGGCGGACCACTTATTTGCTGACTGCCTGCTGGCCAGAAGTGTTTGGTGGCAGATTTGTGTGTGGCTAAAAATACCTATTCCGTCAAACGCGACCTCTTTAAGGGATATTATGGACGCAATTTCACAGAACCCGGGCGCAAAAAGATGGAAGAAGCTGGTTAATCTGGTTGCTCAGGCTACGGTCTGGAGGATATGGAACACACGTAATGCAAAAATTTTCGAGGGGAAGAACACATCCATTCAGGCTACTGTTGAATTAATAAAGGAGGATAGCTACACTTGGGCAATGCATCGCTCAAATTTTACAGTTACCTGGGAGAAATGGCTTAGTTTCGATGTTAGCTCTATGTTGTAA